In one Plasmodium vivax chromosome 4, whole genome shotgun sequence genomic region, the following are encoded:
- a CDS encoding Pv-fam-b protein (encoded by transcript PVX_002525A), which yields MMIATLPKAFLLVFLPLPCQYDSGLSSWSTHLKGVNRVSAMSQLRNGRLLLAEIDTELESVSDAESTFTKNTKGNSEDQSDVETVYEESLSNDVKEKTPLKSGSNLSYSEDNKKLEEIEKKAISKYQDYKKKAKDIEEQLNIMKQKIMNSKMINVADHTKKIGETVEKIKSMKDKVLSEGMTNVVEYQKRLDEALEKINVMKEKLKKQNIMNAEVLKMMNHQKALKEVKDFIKTKYDVVVPSALDSMKRIKEKKIKIPNPVGILDSKIEKKLFETCSYMDEREHDPNISKKQFWILKIKKYGAIFAIPLLVLLPGLGVYGIEEDSLRCVLFGFAAVCYLMFFYILVKVLKYDLKSHGVKKPRFKDYVESFKRCIKGIAP from the exons ATGATGATCGCCACTTTGCCGAAAGCTTTCTTGCTGGTCTTTTTGCCATTACCATGTCAGTATGATAGCGGCTTG agcTCATGGAGCACACATTTAAAAGGGGTGAACCGCGTTTCTGCAATGTCCCAACTGAGAAATGGTCGACTACTGTTAGCTGAAATTGACACCGAACTTGAATCAGTAAGTGACGCGGAATCGACCTTCACGAAAAATACAAAGGGAAATTCGGAAGATCAAAGTGATGTTGAAACTGTGTATGAAGAGTCCCTGTCAAATgatgtgaaggaaaaaacccCATTAAAGAGCGGATCCAATTTAAGCTACTCTGAAgacaataaaaaattagaagaaattgaaaaaaaagcaatatCAAAATATcaagattataaaaaaaaagcgaaagacATTGAGGAACAGCTTAATAttatgaagcaaaaaattatgaatagcAAAATGATTAATGTGGCAGATCATACAAAGAAGATTGGAGAAACTGTCGAAAAGATTAAATCAATGAAAGACAAAGTATTGAGTGAGGGAATGACCAATGTGGTGGAATATCAAAAGAGGTTAGATGAAgcacttgaaaaaattaatgtgatgaaagaaaaattgaagaagcaaaatattatgaacGCAGAAGTACTTAAAATGATGAATCATCAAAAGGCCTTAAAAGAAGTTAAAGATTTTATCAAAACAAAGTATGACGTTGTTGTACCCTCCGCCTTAGACAGCATGAAACGTAttaaggaaaagaaaataaaaatacctaACCCTGTCGGAATTCTGGATtctaaaatagaaaaaaaattatttgaaacGTGCAGCTACATGGATGAACGTGAACACGATCCAAATATTAGCAAAAAACAATTTTGGATTCTgaaaattaagaaatatgGTGCCATATTCGCCATACCCCTTTTAGTCTTATTACCCGGACTGGGTGTATACGGGATTGAAGAGGATAGTTTGCGTTGTGTGCTTTTTGGATTTGCCGCCGTGTGttatttaatgtttttttacaTCCTTGTAAAGGTATTGAAATATGACCTGAAATCCCACGGTGTAAAAAAGCCTCGTTTCAAGGATTACGTGGAAAGCTTTAAAAGATGTATAAAAGGAATTGCTCCTTGA
- a CDS encoding Pv-fam-b protein (encoded by transcript PVX_002520A) translates to MMFAILPKISLLVFLSLACQYDNGLSSCSEELRKNSVAKTSQQRTSRLLVAEIDEKLKSVSDSKSSLTKNKKGSPENQSDVETVYNESLSSDMKIEILLQGRPDLSYVEDKKILEEIANKAILKYLAQRKRTKELEDQINNLKQKVMNYKMINIAEHQKALKEVRDSIKTKYNDVVVPTVLEGMKRMRETNANIPNPVGMLDSKIEKKLFDTYSYMDEREHDPNVSKKQFKILKIKKYGAIMALPFVVILPALGLYGGDEFCHYFIFLFAAVSFLISFYLLVKVLKYDLKSNGVKKPRFKDYVESFKRCIKGIAP, encoded by the exons ATGATGTTCGCCATTTTGCCGAAAATTTCCTTGCTAGTCTTTTTGTCATTAGCATGTCAGTACGATAACGGCTTG agcTCATGCAGTGAGGAATTAAGGAAGAACAGCGTTGCTAAAACATCCCAACAGAGAACTAGTCGACTATTAGTAGCAGAAATCGACGAAAAACTTAAATCAGTAAGTGACTCAAAATCGAGCCtcacgaaaaataaaaagggaagtccAGAAAATCAAAGTGATGTTGAAACTGTGTATAATGAGTCCCTTTCAAGTGATATGAAGATAGAAATTTTGTTACAAGGTAGACCAGATTTAAGCTACGTGGAAGACAAGAAAATATTAGAAGAAATTGCGAACAAAGcaatattaaaatatctggcacaaagaaaaagaacaaaagaaCTTGAGGATCAGATTAATAATTTGAAGCAAAAAGTAATGAACTACAAAATGATTAACATAGCAGAGCATCAAAAGGCCTTAAAAGAAGTTAGAGATTCTATCAAAACAAAGTACAACGATGTTGTTGTGCCCACCGTCTTAGAAGGCATGAAGCGCATGAGGGAAACGAATGCAAACATACCTAACCCTGTCGGAATGTTGGATtctaaaatagaaaaaaaattatttgataCGTACAGTTACATGGATGAACGTGAACACGATCCAAATGTTAgcaaaaaacaatttaagaTTCTgaaaattaagaaatatgGTGCCATAATGGCCTTACCCTTTGTAGTAATATTACCCGCCCTGGGTTTATACGGGGGTGATGAGTTTTGccattattttatctttttattcGCCGCCGTGAGTTTTTTAATATCTTTTTACTTGCTTGTAAAGGTATTGAAGTATGACCTGAAATCCAACGGTGTAAAAAAGCCTCGTTTCAAGGATTACGTGGAAAGCTTTAAAAGATGTATAAAAGGAATTGCTCCTTGA